One Thermofilum pendens Hrk 5 DNA segment encodes these proteins:
- a CDS encoding class I SAM-dependent methyltransferase, with translation MSVTVPYVPSPYEVIRKALEIAGLKSGELFLDPGCGDGRSLVIASKEFGAKAVGIEIRRDLLEQAMKNVIEAGVSGNVVLVNGSFFEVKFPKADVVFLYLLTSVNEKLKPKLLSELKPSTRIVSHDFEITGWRPVEVYNLEEGGRSHRIYYYVVEESSRQP, from the coding sequence GTGTCGGTAACCGTACCCTATGTACCGAGCCCCTACGAAGTGATCAGGAAGGCTCTAGAAATAGCCGGCTTGAAAAGCGGTGAACTTTTCCTCGACCCCGGGTGTGGGGACGGGCGGTCGCTGGTTATCGCGTCGAAAGAATTTGGCGCGAAGGCTGTTGGAATCGAGATACGGAGAGACCTCTTGGAGCAAGCTATGAAGAACGTTATTGAAGCTGGGGTCTCCGGGAACGTAGTCTTGGTAAACGGGAGCTTCTTCGAGGTAAAGTTCCCAAAGGCAGACGTGGTTTTCCTATACCTTTTGACTAGCGTTAACGAAAAACTGAAACCGAAGCTTCTAAGTGAGCTGAAACCCTCGACTCGCATAGTTTCGCACGATTTCGAGATAACAGGGTGGCGACCGGTCGAGGTGTACAACCTAGAGGAAGGGGGTAGGAGCCACAGGATCTATTACTACGTAGTAGAGGAGAGTTCGAGACAGCCTTGA
- a CDS encoding Lrp/AsnC family transcriptional regulator, producing the protein MSHEGLTEKQVELIRHLFRRSKPLRVFTVTDTQQKISLELGISRQALNIHLKKLKEAGYIRTGRGFLDLTEKVLPIVGKQAGDTFIFVKLHPTKRLQAYEIIKTLPVDRVYRVTGDIDLIIQASQAMLDEILDKINSIEGVKETKTYVIIEALK; encoded by the coding sequence ATGAGCCACGAGGGCTTGACTGAAAAACAGGTAGAGCTGATTAGACACCTGTTTAGAAGAAGCAAACCTCTACGAGTGTTTACAGTGACGGATACTCAGCAGAAGATCTCGCTTGAACTGGGTATTTCGCGTCAAGCGCTAAACATCCATCTGAAGAAGCTTAAGGAGGCGGGCTATATCCGCACCGGTAGAGGGTTCCTGGATTTAACGGAGAAAGTTCTACCGATAGTTGGGAAGCAGGCCGGGGATACCTTCATCTTCGTAAAGCTACACCCCACGAAGAGGCTACAGGCTTACGAGATAATTAAGACGTTGCCCGTGGATAGAGTCTACAGAGTTACGGGAGACATAGACCTGATAATACAGGCTTCGCAGGCTATGCTCGACGAGATCTTGGACAAGATAAACTCCATCGAAGGGGTAAAGGAGACTAAGACCTACGTAATTATCGAGGCTTTAAAGTAG